One Desulfurobacteriaceae bacterium genomic window carries:
- the atpA gene encoding F0F1 ATP synthase subunit alpha: protein MQVRAEEISELIRKQIEEFEASVNLDETGIVIKVGDGVARVYGLENVEYGEVVEFEDGTEGVAFNLEEDNVGVVLLGKGKGIVEGGKAKRTGRILDMPVGDGLIGRVLDPLGKPIDGKGDIEYVERRAVERIAPGIVTRKPVHEPLQTGIKAIDALIPIGRGQRELIIGDRQTGKTTIAIDTILNQKREGVICIYCAIGQKRSTVAQTIQLLKEHGAMDYTIVIAATASDPAALQYLAPYSAVTVAEYFRDTGRAALIIYDDLSKHAVAYREMSLLLRRPPGREAYPGDVFYLHSRLLERAAKLNDELGAGSLTALPIIETKAGDISAYIPTNVISITDGQIFLETDLFYKGQRPAINVGLSVSRVGGAAQIKAMKQVAGKLRLELARYRELEAFSQFASDLDPATRAQLERGKRLMELLKQPPNSPVPVEKQIVAFFAAINGYLDDIPVEAVTKFEKELYSFMDAKYSNILNEILEKKQLDDELTNKLHSAIKEFKATFTA from the coding sequence ATGCAAGTAAGAGCAGAAGAAATTTCCGAACTAATAAGAAAACAGATTGAGGAGTTTGAAGCATCCGTTAATCTTGATGAGACAGGTATCGTAATCAAAGTAGGCGATGGTGTAGCAAGAGTTTATGGTTTAGAGAACGTAGAATATGGAGAAGTAGTAGAGTTTGAAGATGGTACAGAAGGAGTTGCTTTCAACCTCGAAGAAGACAACGTTGGTGTAGTTCTCCTTGGAAAAGGTAAAGGAATTGTAGAAGGTGGAAAAGCAAAGAGGACAGGTAGAATCTTGGATATGCCTGTAGGTGATGGTCTAATTGGAAGAGTTCTTGATCCTCTTGGAAAGCCTATTGATGGTAAAGGGGATATTGAATACGTAGAAAGAAGAGCTGTTGAACGTATCGCTCCTGGTATTGTTACAAGAAAACCTGTTCACGAACCACTTCAAACGGGTATTAAAGCTATTGACGCTCTTATTCCAATCGGAAGAGGACAGAGAGAGCTTATCATTGGTGATAGACAGACAGGAAAAACAACAATTGCTATAGATACTATCCTCAACCAAAAAAGAGAAGGAGTTATCTGTATCTACTGTGCTATTGGACAAAAGCGTTCCACAGTTGCTCAAACAATTCAGCTCCTAAAAGAACATGGAGCTATGGACTATACAATTGTAATAGCTGCTACAGCTTCTGACCCAGCAGCTCTCCAGTATCTTGCTCCATATTCTGCAGTTACTGTGGCCGAATACTTTAGAGATACAGGAAGGGCTGCTCTTATTATCTACGACGACCTTTCTAAGCACGCTGTAGCTTACAGAGAAATGTCACTTCTCTTAAGACGTCCACCAGGAAGAGAAGCTTATCCTGGAGACGTGTTCTACCTACACTCTAGACTTCTTGAAAGAGCTGCTAAGCTTAACGACGAACTCGGTGCTGGTTCTCTAACAGCTCTTCCAATTATTGAAACAAAAGCTGGGGACATCTCTGCTTACATTCCAACAAACGTTATTTCTATTACTGACGGACAGATCTTCCTTGAAACAGACCTATTCTACAAAGGTCAAAGACCAGCTATTAACGTAGGTCTTTCCGTTTCAAGGGTCGGTGGTGCAGCCCAGATTAAGGCTATGAAGCAGGTAGCAGGAAAACTAAGACTTGAGCTTGCTCGTTACAGAGAACTTGAGGCCTTCTCACAGTTTGCTTCTGACTTAGACCCTGCTACAAGGGCTCAACTTGAACGTGGTAAGAGACTTATGGAACTTCTAAAGCAACCACCAAACAGTCCAGTTCCTGTTGAAAAGCAAATTGTTGCATTCTTTGCTGCAATCAATGGATACCTTGATGATATTCCTGTTGAGGCTGTTACAAAGTTTGAAAAGGAACTTTACTCTTTCATGGATGCTAAGTACTCAAACATTCTAAACGAAATCCTTGAGAAGAAGCAGCTTGACGACGAGCTTACAAACAAACTCCACTCTGCTATTAAGGAGTTTAAGGCTACATTTACTGCCTAA